A single genomic interval of Nostoc commune NIES-4072 harbors:
- a CDS encoding IS200/IS605 family accessory protein TnpB-related protein, protein MSKKKTKRHESKKPPELIRTDVWDLVTLKSEKEQMLLTIEEYRKYLLPLVIIVNAQWLNLSDMTAKDRVNAVERMIHKTADNPDPKHRYFQSIIKRHPSHRKFPSYLRRAAIADAIGIVSSFQTRYREWQSGIRARRNAKPPRLTAMCNTYPALYKGQQIRYNLNYQTVDIKVWSGTDWVWLGGIEVKRHGLNRHLTDGNEICSPALVVNKNKCQLSMPVKIDKINREDSDYVVSVDLGINNAATCAVVGKDGTVKARKFINLARDIDRRNQRRMMIAKKSKQTQNITNSKREKGFCKGLYRKSSHINLEISRHVARSIVEFAKTYNVKVVVIESLAGWKAKAAKKGSLLKQKFHLWCHAKIVEIITDRWAELGGQVQAINPKYTSAYAFDGSGKVKRDKNNYSLAKFATGKLYNADLSAAYNIGARYWYCIIQGDKAFSRVNAQQKF, encoded by the coding sequence ATGAGTAAGAAAAAAACTAAGCGGCATGAATCTAAAAAACCGCCAGAACTAATCAGAACTGATGTTTGGGATTTAGTAACTCTAAAATCTGAGAAAGAGCAAATGCTTTTAACGATTGAGGAGTATCGTAAATACCTTTTACCATTGGTGATAATAGTAAATGCTCAATGGCTTAACCTGTCCGATATGACTGCAAAAGATAGGGTAAATGCTGTTGAGAGAATGATTCATAAAACAGCAGATAACCCTGATCCGAAGCATAGATATTTTCAATCAATTATTAAGCGTCATCCATCTCACCGCAAGTTCCCCAGTTATTTAAGACGGGCTGCAATTGCAGATGCTATTGGGATTGTCTCAAGCTTCCAAACTCGTTATAGAGAGTGGCAGAGTGGTATCAGGGCTAGAAGGAATGCGAAACCGCCAAGACTGACGGCAATGTGTAATACCTACCCAGCCTTATACAAAGGTCAACAGATTCGCTACAACTTAAATTACCAGACAGTCGATATTAAGGTTTGGAGCGGAACTGATTGGGTATGGCTTGGTGGAATTGAGGTAAAGCGTCATGGGCTTAATCGGCATTTAACAGATGGCAATGAAATTTGTTCACCTGCATTAGTGGTAAACAAAAACAAATGTCAGTTATCAATGCCAGTAAAAATTGACAAAATTAATCGGGAGGATTCTGATTATGTAGTTAGTGTTGATTTGGGCATTAATAACGCAGCAACTTGTGCGGTAGTAGGAAAGGACGGTACTGTAAAGGCGCGGAAATTCATTAATCTGGCTCGTGACATAGACCGTCGTAATCAACGCCGAATGATGATTGCCAAAAAGTCTAAGCAGACTCAAAATATTACTAATTCTAAACGAGAAAAAGGTTTCTGTAAGGGACTTTATCGCAAGTCCTCACACATTAATTTAGAAATTTCGCGTCACGTTGCTAGAAGTATTGTTGAGTTTGCAAAAACTTATAATGTCAAAGTAGTTGTGATTGAGAGCTTGGCTGGTTGGAAGGCGAAAGCTGCCAAGAAAGGTTCTTTGCTAAAACAGAAATTTCATCTGTGGTGTCATGCCAAAATCGTTGAGATAATCACAGATAGATGGGCTGAGTTAGGGGGACAAGTTCAAGCTATTAATCCTAAATATACCAGTGCTTATGCTTTTGACGGAAGCGGTAAAGTTAAGCGCGATAAAAATAATTATTCTCTAGCCAAATTTGCAACAGGCAAGCTTTATAATGCGGATCTATCCGCAGCCTACAATATAGGTGCTAGATATTGGTATTGCATAATTCAAGGTGATAAAGCCTTTTCTAGAGTGAACGCACAGCAAAAGTTCTAA
- a CDS encoding NADP-dependent oxidoreductase, with protein sequence MGSVIVGGTVSQVIKSNHPQFQVRDFILSNNGWQTYAVSKGETLRKLDPTQAPLSYSLGVLGMPGLTAYAALLDIGQPKESETVVVSAASGAVGAVAGQIAKIKGARVVGIVGSDDKRDYIVKELGFDVGINRKTQELDAALKEAAPNGIDVYYDNTAGAILEAVLQQINLGARIPLVGLISEYNATSTPSGPNLMPLLIKRALIKGFLVGDYQHRFNDFLRDVSGWLQSGQLKYREDVVVGLENAPHAFIGLLRGDNFGKLIVKVNDDPTTA encoded by the coding sequence TTGGGTTCAGTTATTGTGGGTGGTACAGTCAGCCAAGTAATTAAATCAAATCATCCTCAATTTCAAGTTAGGGATTTTATTCTTAGCAATAACGGTTGGCAAACTTATGCTGTATCTAAGGGTGAGACACTGCGTAAACTTGATCCTACTCAAGCACCTTTATCGTATAGTCTAGGTGTATTGGGTATGCCAGGTCTGACTGCTTATGCTGCTCTACTTGATATCGGTCAACCAAAAGAAAGTGAAACTGTTGTGGTTTCGGCCGCTTCTGGTGCTGTCGGTGCAGTAGCAGGTCAAATTGCCAAAATTAAAGGTGCGCGAGTCGTGGGAATTGTCGGAAGTGACGATAAGCGGGATTATATAGTTAAGGAATTAGGTTTTGATGTTGGTATTAATCGCAAAACTCAAGAACTTGATGCAGCCCTCAAAGAAGCTGCTCCTAATGGCATTGATGTTTACTATGACAATACAGCAGGCGCAATTTTAGAAGCTGTGTTGCAGCAAATCAACCTTGGGGCAAGAATTCCATTAGTAGGTTTGATTTCGGAGTATAACGCTACATCTACTCCATCAGGGCCTAATTTAATGCCGCTACTAATCAAACGGGCTTTAATCAAAGGTTTCTTAGTTGGTGATTATCAACATCGGTTTAATGATTTTTTGCGTGATGTTTCTGGATGGTTACAGTCTGGTCAACTTAAGTATAGAGAAGATGTAGTTGTTGGTTTAGAGAACGCTCCTCATGCATTCATTGGTTTACTTCGAGGTGATAATTTTGGCAAGTTGATTGTTAAGGTAAATGACGATCCAACAACAGCTTAA
- a CDS encoding Uma2 family endonuclease, with product MNVVTPKRFTIDEYHRLIELEFLKESDRIELIRGELIQMVAKGTPHTFCTTRLCRQLDRLLGDRAVVRCQEPIILPSDSEPEPDVAITRGNETDYLPHHPYPEDIFLVIEISDSTLNYDQTTKLEIYAEAGISDYWIVNLNVRQVERYSQPYQNAQGEFNYLSKQISLPHQSVVIPQFEDVLLDLSRIFPTVVGG from the coding sequence ATGAACGTTGTCACACCAAAGCGATTTACTATTGACGAATATCATCGGCTGATTGAACTGGAATTTCTCAAGGAGAGCGATCGCATCGAGTTGATTCGCGGAGAACTCATTCAGATGGTAGCCAAAGGCACACCTCATACATTTTGCACAACTCGACTTTGTAGACAACTGGATCGATTGCTGGGCGATCGGGCTGTTGTGCGTTGTCAAGAGCCAATCATACTACCATCAGATAGTGAACCTGAACCAGATGTGGCAATCACACGAGGAAATGAGACTGACTATCTTCCCCATCATCCCTATCCTGAAGATATTTTTTTAGTGATTGAAATTTCGGACTCAACCCTAAATTACGACCAAACAACAAAGTTAGAAATCTACGCAGAAGCCGGAATTTCTGATTATTGGATTGTCAACTTAAATGTTCGCCAAGTTGAGCGTTACAGCCAACCGTATCAAAATGCTCAAGGTGAATTCAATTATCTTAGCAAGCAAATATCTTTGCCACATCAGTCAGTAGTGATTCCTCAATTTGAAGATGTCTTATTAGACTTGAGTCGGATTTTTCCCACGGTTGTAGGTGGTTAG
- a CDS encoding DUF3122 domain-containing protein, protein MKLKFQQYFWCCVLVVFLALTGCGWSVQSAQALLRQHHDSPSVLRYHSQVSIKDEKGYAWQVLLFKQNYNSLVKELRLRLVAFPGVVEIAHPQPLLIETVTGRLLNASDAYTLNVPVPNVGEYNLTDILPKLPTADALKLYVPLSSGQQLVLNISNTVVTEWQWLVTEID, encoded by the coding sequence ATGAAGCTAAAATTCCAACAATATTTTTGGTGTTGTGTCCTAGTTGTGTTTCTGGCATTAACTGGATGTGGATGGAGTGTGCAGTCAGCACAAGCACTGCTGCGTCAACACCATGATTCTCCTAGTGTTTTGCGCTACCACTCACAAGTATCTATCAAAGATGAAAAAGGATATGCTTGGCAAGTCCTACTGTTCAAACAGAATTACAATAGTCTGGTAAAAGAGTTGCGGTTGCGCTTGGTTGCTTTTCCAGGTGTTGTTGAAATTGCTCACCCCCAACCATTGTTGATTGAGACAGTAACTGGAAGATTGCTAAATGCATCGGATGCATACACTCTAAATGTACCCGTCCCTAATGTAGGCGAATATAATTTAACTGATATTTTACCGAAACTGCCAACAGCTGATGCGCTCAAACTCTATGTGCCACTCTCTAGTGGACAGCAATTGGTTCTCAATATATCTAACACTGTAGTCACTGAGTGGCAATGGCTAGTTACAGAAATTGATTGA
- the tnpA gene encoding IS200/IS605 family transposase, translating into MEKKQALKTRSNSAFRLIYHLVLVTKFRRTSLTAEMLDRINIIIKELLTKWECELIEFGGEGDHIHALLETHPSVDLSKLVNNIKTVTSRRLRSEYSDHLSKFYWGTKPQFWSSSYAIISVGAQAPLSRLIEYVQNQEKPE; encoded by the coding sequence ATGGAAAAGAAGCAGGCATTAAAAACCCGCAGTAACAGTGCATTCAGACTTATTTATCATTTGGTTCTAGTAACTAAATTTCGGAGAACGTCTCTAACTGCTGAGATGCTAGATAGAATAAATATCATTATCAAAGAGCTTTTAACCAAGTGGGAGTGTGAGTTAATCGAATTTGGTGGAGAGGGTGATCATATTCACGCACTGCTCGAAACTCACCCATCAGTTGACCTATCAAAATTAGTGAACAATATTAAAACAGTTACATCGCGTCGATTACGCTCTGAGTATAGTGATCATTTATCTAAGTTTTACTGGGGAACTAAACCACAGTTTTGGTCTAGTTCTTATGCGATTATTAGCGTTGGCGCACAAGCACCACTGTCCCGGTTAATTGAGTATGTACAGAATCAAGAAAAGCCGGAATAG
- a CDS encoding polysaccharide deacetylase family protein → MFNRKLSLLLKVVSIILAVGVSSVSISLLVGITRLDQLLGIQKQKSDTAKTSSDRAMGASAQSITPATVQMNEVPKPFEGTIIYQAKLKANEKVIALTFDDGPSPKNTAQILEILKKNNIKATFFMVGQMVKYFPQVAKQVAADGHVIGNHTWHHWYFQMDGATASSEIDRTADIIYKTTGEKTTLFRPPGGFLNNGLAQYAKNQKYAVMMWSEQSGDAERRSPQVPMLVKNVLKQAKPGAIVLLHDGGGNRSKSVKALPEMIAGLKAQGYRFVTIPQLLEMQAKEESAVTAASSVTTNHEHPNHQ, encoded by the coding sequence GTGTTTAATCGGAAATTATCGCTGTTACTAAAGGTTGTAAGTATTATATTGGCTGTTGGTGTAAGTAGTGTAAGTATTAGTCTGCTTGTAGGCATAACTAGACTTGACCAACTATTGGGAATTCAAAAGCAAAAAAGCGACACTGCTAAAACGAGTTCAGATAGGGCAATGGGTGCATCAGCTCAGTCTATCACTCCAGCCACAGTCCAGATGAATGAAGTCCCAAAGCCTTTTGAGGGAACAATCATTTATCAAGCGAAACTAAAAGCAAATGAGAAAGTAATCGCCCTGACTTTTGATGATGGCCCTAGCCCCAAAAATACGGCGCAGATTTTAGAAATTTTGAAGAAAAATAATATCAAGGCGACATTCTTCATGGTTGGGCAAATGGTGAAATATTTTCCCCAAGTTGCCAAACAAGTAGCTGCTGATGGTCATGTAATTGGCAACCATACATGGCATCATTGGTATTTTCAAATGGATGGAGCCACTGCATCTAGTGAAATTGATCGTACAGCAGACATCATTTACAAGACCACAGGAGAGAAAACGACTCTGTTTCGTCCCCCTGGCGGCTTTCTGAATAATGGACTAGCCCAATACGCCAAAAACCAGAAGTATGCTGTCATGATGTGGTCAGAACAGTCGGGAGACGCTGAACGTCGTTCGCCTCAAGTGCCAATGCTAGTAAAAAATGTGCTAAAACAGGCAAAACCAGGTGCAATTGTACTGTTACATGATGGAGGCGGTAATCGTTCTAAATCTGTCAAAGCTTTACCAGAAATGATCGCAGGTTTGAAGGCCCAAGGCTATCGATTTGTAACGATTCCCCAATTGCTGGAAATGCAAGCCAAAGAAGAAAGTGCGGTAACAGCAGCATCATCTGTGACCACAAATCATGAACATCCAAATCATCAGTAA
- a CDS encoding translocation/assembly module TamB domain-containing protein, which produces MTHSPNSENNQKPPNRRLWLLLLGRTSLALGVVLLVGIAVGAWWARSYIYKDLAPLVQQNLEQLLGRPVKVGKVERFSLNSLRFSSLSIPATSTDPDQVVAKALDVQFSPLQLILTRKLALNVTLVQPNVYIQQDQDGRWVTAQVKAGEGKGAIQTELETLQIQDGNVELSPASGATRPKGSVILNQFGGIARFFDQNQRIGYDINGQLARGGAVKIVGETQTKAQQTNLKLQAQNLQASDISRLIELPIALQAGRIEADLGVQIPPKLSETAVTGTASANQIVAKIPKIPQQVSNFNGRFLFQGQTVSLENLNTNFGKVPIVANGTINTQTGFNLSAQIKPVSAKNILDTLNVNSSVPASGEVQANIKVGGALQQPVVSGTLSNTKPIQVDRVLFTAVNTDFRLNVSQTASQIAVSNLKIVPAAGGQITGGGQANIGAKDNVTFNAQVDGVSGDILARSYGVDLPIAVGNISAKAEVTGSLGKQPLKLDVSSVQVTPPIGGRITASGQVQLAPQGQVALGIQAQGLPGNAIAQGYGISTPLNIGGISANAKVSGSLGSPLNVNVASVQANPEVGGQVTASGQLQLAPQGRVALNVQAQNLPGDVIAKAYNSSPSITIGNVSANANISGTLNNLQTVARVQAPKATYPINGRVVVAKQGQNLVFPNAVLNVAGGTIRASGQLAQERWQGVVNASQIQLNRFSPQLRGRLNSNIQLAGTTKSFQLADIRAGGQIRLSQGVALLAKPLTAQFQWNGQQIIVENASTPGLSANGAIAIQSPPNVAPQIAGFNLNVLAQNFNLKNTGFEIPGDVELAGLLDFKGQVTGTPDVPQATGNIRLRNFQVSNLAFDPLLTGNVNFQGGQGATLRLAGKQDRIALNLGADYRPTSFLVKRDDAVTTGRTEGENLIINAQQFPIALVGGFLPNNQLKPLAGQLSGNLVVNLNNYGIAGDVAIAQPRIGRITADEFRGTINYADGTASLSNGQLQIGDSNIALSGNLQPGNNPQFQFQANFDQTRIQRLLQTFNIFDFQDFGTGLELPTLAGAEVLDTKAISLPDADLLTQLAYFSKIRRLVAQQQQEERNETASLPTLAELTGTLSGGITANGSLKSGLNVGFNFQGANWQWGEYSINQVVAQGNFADGVVTLSPLSVGINQGLVAFTGQLGTEQLSGKLNVASLPLSLLQPFIEKYPIDITGNVNADATLGGNLQDPRVQGQVALANATLNKQPVQTGQVNFDYNNARLNFDSTLLVTGTQPVTITGSIPAALPFAKVQPDSNQISINASVNNEGLALLNVFTNNQVAWVDGQGQVDLNVRGTLNEPIINGNATLNNATFRAEALSEPLTNVTGTAQFNGNTVNVQGIQGIYNKGQINASGILPILNPQQSLANPLTVSIADKLNFKLAGLYEGGVGGNVVIRGTALKPVIGGDIQLSDGQVIIGNSTTKTKSAATNQTSTNAINTEEFKVNLTPTAENNAASNVTPTAESNASPVTKDTNASAVTPAKLPIQFADLKLSLDDNIRVTTQSPLDFIPGGAALSQPLLSFDAKGDLTINGTLAKPLPKGVIRLTGGRISLFSTEFTLARGYEQTARFTPSQGLDPTLDVRLTAIVPETSARNSQTLESPLSAEVSDVSASNFGTLRTVTVQARVNGPASELGDNLELTSEPSRSKGEIVALLGGSILNSFGQADAGQGLTNFASSTILGGLQGTITAIGQAVGFSEFRIFPTPTTSNETRTASVLNLSAEGVFDINKNFSASLSRPLSTDESFRYNVLYRLNDEILMRGSTNLGDENQFLVEYETRF; this is translated from the coding sequence ATGACGCACTCTCCAAATTCAGAAAATAACCAGAAACCACCTAATCGTCGTTTATGGCTCCTCCTCTTAGGACGTACCAGTTTGGCTCTCGGTGTCGTTTTGCTGGTTGGAATTGCAGTCGGTGCTTGGTGGGCTAGAAGCTACATATATAAAGATTTAGCGCCATTAGTACAGCAAAATCTCGAACAATTGCTTGGGCGTCCAGTAAAAGTAGGGAAGGTTGAACGTTTTTCGCTAAATAGTCTAAGATTTAGCTCTCTATCAATACCAGCAACTTCCACCGATCCAGATCAGGTAGTAGCAAAAGCCTTAGATGTGCAGTTCTCGCCCTTACAACTCATTCTTACCCGAAAACTTGCATTAAATGTCACGTTAGTTCAACCCAATGTCTACATCCAACAGGATCAGGATGGTCGCTGGGTTACAGCCCAAGTCAAAGCTGGGGAAGGAAAAGGTGCTATTCAAACTGAGTTGGAGACACTTCAAATTCAAGATGGGAATGTAGAGTTATCGCCAGCTTCTGGGGCAACTAGACCGAAAGGGTCAGTCATATTAAATCAATTTGGTGGTATTGCCCGATTTTTTGATCAAAATCAACGAATTGGTTATGACATAAATGGTCAACTTGCTAGGGGAGGTGCTGTTAAAATTGTTGGCGAGACACAAACAAAAGCTCAACAAACTAACCTCAAGCTGCAAGCACAAAATTTACAAGCATCTGATATAAGTCGATTAATTGAGTTGCCAATTGCCTTGCAAGCAGGGCGAATAGAAGCTGACTTAGGGGTTCAAATTCCACCAAAACTGTCAGAAACAGCCGTTACAGGAACAGCTTCAGCTAATCAAATCGTTGCTAAAATTCCCAAGATTCCTCAGCAAGTTTCTAATTTTAATGGCAGATTTCTATTTCAAGGTCAGACAGTTTCTTTAGAAAATCTAAATACGAACTTTGGCAAAGTTCCTATTGTGGCTAATGGAACAATTAATACCCAAACAGGTTTTAATCTCTCTGCCCAAATAAAACCAGTTAGTGCAAAAAATATCTTAGACACGCTGAATGTAAATTCGTCAGTCCCAGCTAGCGGCGAAGTTCAAGCAAATATTAAGGTAGGCGGCGCACTACAGCAACCAGTGGTTAGCGGTACATTAAGCAATACAAAACCGATTCAAGTTGATCGCGTTCTCTTCACAGCCGTCAATACTGACTTCCGCTTGAATGTATCTCAAACTGCTTCTCAAATTGCTGTCTCCAATCTGAAAATAGTCCCCGCAGCAGGTGGTCAAATTACAGGAGGCGGTCAAGCAAATATCGGAGCCAAAGATAACGTAACATTTAATGCTCAAGTTGATGGTGTATCCGGGGATATACTAGCGCGTAGCTACGGCGTTGATCTACCGATCGCAGTTGGCAATATTTCAGCAAAAGCAGAAGTTACTGGTTCACTTGGCAAACAACCATTGAAACTTGATGTTTCCAGTGTGCAAGTAACGCCGCCAATAGGGGGAAGAATTACCGCCAGTGGTCAAGTTCAACTAGCACCTCAAGGTCAAGTAGCTTTAGGTATTCAAGCTCAAGGTTTACCAGGAAATGCGATCGCTCAAGGTTACGGCATTTCAACTCCGCTTAATATTGGAGGTATATCTGCGAACGCAAAGGTTTCTGGTTCTCTAGGTAGCCCACTAAACGTAAATGTTGCTAGCGTTCAAGCAAATCCAGAGGTGGGAGGGCAAGTAACAGCTAGTGGTCAACTTCAGCTTGCACCCCAAGGTAGGGTAGCGTTGAATGTCCAAGCACAAAACTTACCAGGAGATGTGATCGCAAAAGCATACAACTCTTCACCCTCCATCACTATTGGAAATGTATCAGCAAATGCTAATATTTCTGGTACTCTGAATAATCTCCAAACAGTAGCGCGGGTGCAAGCGCCAAAAGCCACCTATCCCATTAACGGACGAGTTGTTGTTGCCAAACAAGGACAAAATCTTGTTTTCCCCAATGCAGTTTTGAACGTCGCAGGGGGGACAATCAGAGCTAGTGGTCAACTTGCACAAGAACGCTGGCAAGGAGTTGTCAACGCTTCCCAAATTCAACTCAATCGCTTCTCACCACAACTGCGAGGACGGCTCAATAGCAATATTCAGTTAGCAGGCACAACAAAATCTTTTCAGCTTGCAGATATTCGCGCTGGTGGGCAAATCCGCCTTTCCCAAGGGGTAGCACTGCTGGCAAAACCCCTTACGGCTCAATTTCAGTGGAATGGACAGCAGATTATAGTTGAAAATGCAAGTACCCCAGGATTGAGTGCTAATGGTGCGATCGCTATTCAGTCTCCACCAAATGTAGCACCCCAAATTGCCGGATTTAATTTAAATGTACTGGCACAGAATTTCAACTTAAAAAATACTGGTTTTGAAATTCCTGGTGATGTAGAACTAGCGGGGTTACTTGATTTTAAGGGACAAGTTACAGGTACTCCAGATGTACCGCAAGCCACTGGCAATATCCGACTGCGGAATTTCCAAGTTAGTAACTTAGCATTTGACCCACTTTTAACCGGAAACGTAAATTTTCAAGGCGGACAAGGGGCAACTCTGCGATTAGCCGGGAAGCAAGATAGGATTGCTCTTAACTTAGGTGCAGATTATCGTCCGACTTCATTTTTAGTTAAGCGAGATGATGCAGTTACCACAGGAAGAACTGAGGGAGAGAACCTAATCATCAACGCTCAACAGTTTCCTATAGCTTTGGTTGGGGGCTTTTTACCGAACAATCAATTGAAACCTTTGGCGGGGCAACTATCGGGAAATTTAGTTGTCAACCTGAATAATTATGGCATTGCGGGAGACGTTGCGATCGCCCAGCCTCGGATTGGAAGAATTACAGCAGATGAATTTCGCGGCACCATTAATTATGCCGATGGTACTGCTAGCTTATCTAATGGTCAATTGCAAATTGGAGATAGCAATATCGCCCTCAGTGGCAATCTGCAACCAGGGAATAACCCGCAATTTCAATTTCAAGCTAATTTTGACCAAACCAGAATCCAGAGACTTTTACAAACTTTTAATATCTTCGACTTTCAAGACTTTGGTACTGGGTTAGAGCTACCAACTTTAGCTGGGGCAGAGGTACTTGATACCAAGGCTATCAGTTTACCCGATGCAGATTTGCTCACACAGCTAGCATATTTCTCAAAAATTAGAAGATTGGTAGCACAACAACAGCAAGAAGAAAGAAATGAAACTGCATCTTTACCCACCCTTGCAGAATTAACGGGTACTTTGAGCGGAGGAATTACAGCTAATGGTTCGTTAAAATCTGGATTAAATGTCGGCTTTAATTTCCAAGGTGCTAATTGGCAATGGGGTGAATACTCGATTAATCAAGTCGTAGCTCAAGGCAATTTTGCTGATGGTGTCGTCACACTTTCGCCCTTGAGTGTCGGGATAAACCAAGGACTGGTAGCTTTTACCGGACAGTTAGGAACTGAGCAACTATCTGGAAAGTTGAATGTAGCAAGTCTACCTCTATCGCTTTTACAACCTTTTATCGAAAAATACCCGATAGATATCACTGGTAATGTAAATGCTGATGCCACCTTGGGAGGTAATTTACAAGATCCCAGAGTCCAAGGGCAAGTGGCGTTAGCGAATGCGACTCTCAACAAGCAACCTGTGCAAACAGGACAGGTGAATTTTGACTACAACAATGCTCGCTTGAATTTTGACAGTACTTTGTTAGTAACTGGAACCCAACCAGTTACAATTACAGGTAGCATACCTGCTGCTTTGCCTTTTGCTAAAGTGCAACCAGATAGCAATCAAATCAGCATCAACGCTAGCGTGAATAATGAAGGATTGGCACTTTTAAATGTGTTTACCAACAATCAAGTCGCTTGGGTAGACGGTCAAGGACAAGTAGACTTAAACGTTCGGGGTACTTTAAACGAACCAATTATTAACGGAAATGCGACACTCAACAATGCAACTTTTCGCGCTGAAGCTTTATCTGAACCCCTAACGAATGTCACTGGGACAGCGCAATTTAATGGGAATACAGTGAATGTCCAAGGTATTCAAGGCATTTACAATAAAGGGCAAATAAATGCATCAGGTATCCTGCCAATTCTTAATCCTCAGCAATCCCTAGCGAATCCCCTGACAGTATCAATAGCAGATAAACTCAATTTTAAGCTTGCAGGACTATATGAAGGCGGTGTAGGTGGCAATGTCGTAATTCGCGGAACAGCCCTAAAACCTGTAATTGGTGGAGATATTCAGCTGAGTGATGGTCAGGTAATCATTGGAAATAGTACTACTAAGACAAAATCAGCAGCTACAAATCAAACTAGCACTAACGCTATAAATACAGAAGAGTTTAAAGTTAATCTTACACCTACAGCAGAGAATAATGCTGCTAGTAATGTCACACCTACGGCAGAGAGTAATGCTAGCCCAGTGACTAAAGATACTAACGCTAGTGCAGTAACTCCAGCCAAATTGCCTATACAGTTTGCAGATTTAAAATTAAGTTTAGACGACAATATTCGTGTTACCACTCAGTCACCACTCGACTTTATACCAGGAGGAGCCGCATTGAGTCAGCCGTTATTGAGCTTTGACGCTAAAGGTGACTTGACGATTAATGGTACATTAGCCAAGCCCCTTCCTAAAGGAGTGATTCGTCTGACAGGAGGACGAATTAGCTTATTTTCCACTGAGTTTACCTTGGCGCGAGGCTACGAACAAACTGCGCGGTTTACTCCAAGTCAAGGACTTGACCCTACTTTGGATGTCCGACTTACCGCAATTGTACCGGAAACATCAGCAAGGAACAGTCAAACTTTAGAATCACCATTGTCTGCTGAAGTCAGCGATGTTTCTGCTAGTAACTTTGGTACTTTACGTACCGTTACTGTTCAAGCCAGGGTTAACGGCCCGGCTAGTGAATTGGGTGACAATTTAGAGTTGACAAGTGAACCTAGTCGTAGTAAGGGAGAAATAGTTGCTTTACTGGGTGGTTCGATTCTGAATTCTTTCGGTCAAGCAGATGCAGGACAAGGGCTGACTAATTTCGCTAGCTCTACTATTTTAGGTGGTTTGCAAGGAACTATTACTGCGATCGGACAGGCTGTTGGTTTCAGTGAATTTCGGATATTTCCCACCCCTACCACTAGTAATGAAACAAGGACAGCTTCAGTTTTGAATTTATCAGCAGAGGGTGTATTTGACATCAATAAAAATTTCTCTGCCTCTTTATCACGGCCTTTATCTACAGATGAGTCTTTCCGTTATAACGTGCTTTATCGACTCAATGATGAAATTTTGATGCGAGGCTCGACTAATTTAGGAGATGAAAATCAATTCCTAGTTGAGTATGAAACTAGATTTTAG